The DNA sequence CTTGTAACGCCGGACCGCACCTTCTTTGTTCCGGCGGTCACTTCTCCGACAGGATCTCCAGCTTCACCACGGACTTGACCGGGTTGCGCCAGTCCTCGCCCTGCAGCGCCTTGGCGCCGCCGACGATGGTCAGCACGAACCAGCCGAGGCCCATGAACGGGAAGATCCAGTCGAAGATGTCGCCGGGCACCATGGCGTTCACGATGCCGGCCAGAGCGAAGGCGATCACCGAGATGACCTGGAAGTTGAACGCCTTGGCCGCCTCCCGTCGGGCGTAGCTGCCCGCGTTCGACAGGGCGAACACCAGTCCCGGACCGAAGATCCACAGGAAGAAGACCGAGAAGTGTGCGAACGCGGCGGCACCGCGGCCCACCTTCTGCTGCGTCTCGGGCCGGACCAGTGGCTGGTAGGCGGGGTGAATCCCGAGTGCGGTGGACGTGGTCGGCACCTGGACCAGACCGTAGAAGGCCTGGTTGAGGTCCTTGCGCGTCACCGCGGAGATGACCTGACCGATCCGGGCGTCAAA is a window from the Microlunatus panaciterrae genome containing:
- a CDS encoding DUF1707 and DUF4870 domain-containing protein, which encodes MNATYEHPSLRMHVTPEQRVRAEHWLQEAYADGRITESEFDARIGQVISAVTRKDLNQAFYGLVQVPTTSTALGIHPAYQPLVRPETQQKVGRGAAAFAHFSVFFLWIFGPGLVFALSNAGSYARREAAKAFNFQVISVIAFALAGIVNAMVPGDIFDWIFPFMGLGWFVLTIVGGAKALQGEDWRNPVKSVVKLEILSEK